In the genome of Deinococcota bacterium, the window CTCATCCTGCCGCCCATTGTAGTGCTCGCGCTGCTGACCTGGCGCGACCTGCGGCGCGGCCAAGCGCTTCCCGGCAGCCTCGGCGGCAGCTCGCGGGCCGCCTGGCTGGCGCTCCTGGCCCACCTGGTGCTGGCCTTCGTCTACACCACGCCCTGGGACAACTACCTGGTGGCGAGCGGCGTCTGGGGCTACGGCGCGGGCCGGGTCCTGGGGACGGTCGGCTACGTGCCCGTCGAGGAGTACGCCTTTTTTCTGCTCCAACCCGTCCTGACCGGGCTCTTTCTCTTCTTCCTGGCGCGGCGCGTGAGCCCGTCCGAGCGCGCGCCAAGGCCGCGCTTGCGCCTCGCTGGGGCGCTCTTCTTCCTGGGGCTCAGCGCGGCCGGGCTGCTCGCCCTTGGCTATGAGGCGGGACGCTACTTCGGCCTCATCGCCGCCTGGGCCTGTCCGCTCCTGGCCCTGCAGTGGGGCTTTGGCGGCGACCTGCTGGTGGGGCGGGGGAGAGTGCTGGCGCCGGGTCTGGCCCTGCCGACCCTCTACCTGTGGCTGGCCGACTGGGTAGCCATCCGCAGCGGCATCTGGTGGATCAGCCCCGAGCAGACCTCGGGTCTTCACCTGGCCGGGCTGCCCATCGAAGAGGCGCTCTTCTTCTTAGTCACCAACCTGCTCGTCGGCTTCGGCCTCACGCTCGTCCTGCACCCGCGCGCTTGGCCGCGCGCCCTGGCGCTGGGGAGCGCGCTGGGCGCCTGGTGGCGCTTTGCGCTCGTCCTCTGGGCCCTCAGCATGGTGCCCGCGCCGCTCGCGCCCGAGGCCTTTCCCCTCATCGCCCATATCAGCACCGGGCTGCTGGCGTTCGGCGTGCTCGGTTACGCCCTGGAGCGCTACGGCGCCAGGGCCTGGGCGCTCTTCGCCGTGGCCGTGAGCTTCGGCTGGGCGGTGGAGTGGCTGGGCAGCCGGACGGGCTTTCCCTTCGGCTCCTACCTCTACAGCGAGGCCCATCCCAACCTCGCCGGCGTGCCCGTCATCGTCCCGCTCGGCTGGTGGGCCTTTGCGCTGGTGGCCTTGGCCGTCGCGCCGAGCCGCCATAAGCTCCTCTGGGCGCCCTTGGCCTTGGTGGCCTGGGACCTCGGCTTGGACCCGCTGATGGTGCAGCAGGGCTTTTGGACCTGGACGCCGCCGGGCCCTTACTACGGCGTGCCCTTCAGCAACTTTCTCGGCTGGTACGCGGCCGGGCTGGTACTGCTGGTCTTGCTCGCGCGGCTCGAGCCCCGCCTTGTGGGTGAGCGCGGTCTCGAGCTGCGCCTCGTCTTCGTCGTCCAGGCCTTTCTCATGAGCGTCGGGCTCCTGGTCTTCGGCCTGCCCCTTGCCGCCCTCGTCACCCTCCTGGCGATGGGCGCGCTGAGCCTTCGGGCCTGGCCCGAGGCGGGAAGGCCGGGGGTACAGGCACGAAGAGGGGCGCAAAGAGAGTCACAGCGAGAGTCACAGCGAGAGTCACAGCGAGAGTCACAGGGAGGGGGCCGGTGAGAGGGGTGGGCAAGGGCTCGAGGCGGCGCGGGGGCCAGGCCGTGGGGGCGCTCATCGCCGCCTCGCTGCCGCTGCTGGTCCGGCGCTCCCTCGGGCGCGGTCTGAGCGGGGTGTGGTCGAAGGGCGCGCCCCTGCCCCAGGGCGCCTTTGTGCTGGCGGCCAACCACCACGCCTGGTGGGACGGCTACCTCGCCTGGCTGCTCTTGAGCTGCGAGGGCCGAAGGGTGGCGCTGGTGATGGACGACGTACAGCTGGGGCGCTTCAGCTTTTTCAGGCACCGCGGCGCGATCGGCCGGAGCGAGCCGCGCGAGGCGCTGCGGCGGCTTACGCAGGGCGACGTGCTGGTCATCTATCCCGAGGGAGCGCTGCGGCCGCCGGGGCCGCCCGGCCCTCTCCATGAGGGCGCCGCCTTTTTCGCCCGGCAAGCGGCCTTGCCGCTCGTGCCCATGGGCGCGCGGGTGGTGGTGCGCGGCGCCGAAAAGCCCGAGGCCTACTTGAACGTGGGCGCGGCCCTTGCGCCGGGGGACTCGAGGGCCGCCCTGACGGCGGCGCTGGCGGCGGCGCTGGGAAGCCTGTTGGAGGAGATCGACGGCCTGGTGGCCCGGCACGACCCGGAAACGCCGCTGCCGGGCTTCGCCTCGCTGTTGACGGGCACGCGCAGCAGCCACCAGCGCAGCGCCTGGCTGGAGCGGCTGTGGCGATCTTGAACATGGCGCTCTTGAACATGGCGCTCCTAGACCTGCTCTTTCTCGTCGCGGCGCTCTATCTCGGCCTGCAGTTCGCTGTCCTCGTGAGCAACCTCGCCTTCTTCCCGGTCCTGCGGCCGGGGCGAGTGGCGCGCTTGCCGCGCGTGTCCGTCCTGGTGCCCGCCCGCGACGAGGCGCACAACCTGCCCGAAACCCTGCCCCGCCTGCTGGCCCAGGGCGCTTTGGAGGTCCTCGTCCTCGACGACGGCTCGAGCGACCGCACGCCTAGCGTCTTGGAGGAGCACGCGGCGCGCTACCCCGCCCTGCGGGTCTTGAAGGGTCAGCCCCTGCCGCGCGGCTGGAGCGGCAAGAACTGGGCCTGCCAGCAGCTCGCCGAGGCGGCAAGAGGCGACCTGCTCGTCTTCACCGACGCCGACGTGCGCTGGGGGGCGGGAACCTTGCCGGCGCTGCTGGCCTTTCGCCAGCGGGCGCGCGCCGACTACCTGAGCGTCTGGCCCCGGCAGCTCACCCACAGCCTGATGGAGCGCCTCACCGTGCCGCTCATCGACATGGTGCTGCTGGGCGGACTCCCTTACCTGGGGGTCAGGTACGCGCCGGTGGCCTCGCTGTCGGCGGGCAACGGTCAGCTCATGCTGTGGACGCGCGCCGCCTACTGGGGCGTGGGCGGTCACCGGGCGGTGCGCGCTTCGGTGCTCGAGGACGTTAAGATGGGTCAGCTCGCCAAGGCGACGGGTTGCCGGGTAGCCCTGGCGGTCGGGGGGAGAATGATCGGCACGCGCATGTACAGGGGCCACGACGAGGTGGTGGCGGGCTTCTCCAAGAGCCTCCTGGCCGTGCATCTGGGCAGCCCCTGGGCGCTCGGCCTCAGCCTGTTGCTCAACACCCTGGCCTACAGCCTGCCCTACCTCTTTGCCCTCTGGAGTCCGCAGTGGCTGCTCCTCGCCGCCTTGGGGCTTGTGCAGCGCGCGCTCACCTGCCTAAAGACGCGCCGCAACCCGCTCGAGGCCTTTTTGCAGCCCCTCATGGCCTACCCGCTCTGGCTGATCGGGGTGAGGGCCCTGTGGCGGCGCGGCGGCTACGAATGGAAGGGGCGAAGCTATGAGCTTCCGTAAGGGGGCCAAGCCGCCCCGCTCGGCGCTGGTCCTGGGCGGGGGCTTCGCCGGCCTCTCCGCGGCGGTTCACCTGGCGCTCGGCGGCGCCCAGGTCACGCTGCTCGAGAAGGCGCCCGAGCTGGGCGGCAAGGCCGGCGTCTACGCCCGCGACGGCTACCGCTTCGACACCGGCCCCAGCGTCCTCACCCTGCCGCGGGTCCTGAGCAGCGTCTTCGAGGCGGCGGGCGAGAGCCTGCCGGTGGCGCTGACGCCCCTAGCCCCCCTCTGCCGCTACCACTTCGCCTCGGGCCGGGTCTGGGAGGTCCACCAGAACGTCGCCAGGACCACCGCGCAGCTGAGCAGGGATGAGGCCAAGGCCTATACCGGGCTCCTCGACCTCTCGCGCCGGCTCTTTGAAGCCGCGGCGCCGACCTTCGTCTACGGCCCTTCGCCGGGGCCGGCGGCGCTCCTGCGCTACGGGCTCCGCTACGGCCTGCGCGCCTATCCCGGCCTCGGCCTCGAGCGCCTGCTGGCCCGCTACCGCGTCAGCCCCGAGCTCGAGCCCTTCTTCTTGCGCTTCGCCACCTACCTGGGCGCCGACCCCTTTCGCGCCCCGGCGGTCACCCACAACGTGATGTGGGCGGAGGTCGGCCTGGGCGCTTATTACCCCCACGGCGGCATCGGTCGGCTGGTCCAGGAGCTCGGCACGCTGGCGGCTCGGCTCGGTGTCGAGGTCGTCACCGGCGCGGAGGCCCTGAGCCTAGAGGTCCGTGACGGCCGCGTGATCGGCGCGCTGACGGCGTCGGGCACCTTTGGCGCCGACGCGGTGGTCGCGGCGCTCGACCTCGTTCACACCCACAAGCTCCTGGGGCTGCGCAGCTCCCTCGAGGCGCGCGAGCCGTCGCTGTCGGGCTTCGTCCTCCTGCTCGGGCTCGAGGGCAGGAGCCGCGATTTGAGGCACCATAACATCTTCTTTCCCCGCGACTACGAGAGCGAGTTCAGGGCGATTCGCGCGGGCCGGCCCGCCGACGACCCGACCCTCTACCTGTCGGTCTCCGCCAAGTCCGACCCCGACCAGGCGCCGGAGGGCCACGAGAACCTGTTCGTGATGGTCAACGCGCCCGCCCTGCCCGAGGGCGGCTTCGACTGGGAGCACGAGGCCTCCTTTTACGCCGAACTTCTGATCGAAAGGCTCGAGCGCCGCGGCCTCAAGGTGACGCCCCGCATCCGGCTCAGGCACTGGCTCACCCCCGCGGACTTCGCCAAGACGGGCTGGCGCGGCAGCCTCTACGGCCACGCCCCCCACGGCCTGCGCCTGGCCCTCAAGCCGGGGCAGAAGCTGCGCGGCCTCGACAACCTCGTCCTGGCGGGCGGCACCGTCCACCCCGGCGGCGGCATCCCGCTGGCCATCCTCTCGGGCAAGCGGGCGGCGGAAGCGCTGCTGGGCCGCCGGGGGCAGTAATCAAAGGCCAACCAAGGGCTAAAGAAGGGCGGTTGCTCACGCCGTGAGCGAGGCGGCGGGTAGCAACCCGATGACAGCTGTCACCTCCCCGCCCTGACACCCGCCACTAACCCCGTCGGCCCCTTTTTGTCACACTGGCTTTCAAGGAGGCGAGATGGTGCAGACGTACACTTTTCCCACCGCGCAGACGGCGCAAGCTAGCGCACCCCCTGCGGCTGAACTGCGGGCGGTCAGCAAACGCTACGGCGAGGTGACGGCGTTAGACAACGTATCGCTGGCGCTCCGTCCTGGCGAGGTGGTGGCGCTTTTAGGCCCTAACGGGGCGGGCAAAACCACGGCGGTCGGGTTGATGTTGGGGCTGCTCAGGCCGAGTGCGGGCGCGGCAAGGCTTTTTGGGGCCGACCCGCAGGCCGCAGAAAGCCGGATGCGAGTTGGGACGATGCTGCAGCTTTCCGGGGTACCGGAGACGCTTACGGTGCGCGAACACGTAGCGCTGTTCGCGTCTTACTATCCGCAGCCGCTGCCGCTGGGCGACGTGTTAGAGCGTACCGGGCTGATGGGGCTCGAGCGCAGGCTCTACGGCAAGCTCTCGGGTGGGCAGAAGGGGCGGCTGCACCTGGCGCTGGCGCTCGTGGGCGACCCCGACCTCTTGTTTTTGGACGAGCCCACCACGGGGTTAGATGTGGGCTCGAGGCGCTCGCTCTGGGAAGGGATGCGGGGCTTTATCGCGGGCGGCAAGACGGTGCTTTTGACAACCCACTACTTAGAAGAGGCCGACGCGCTCGCCGACCGCGTGGTGCTCCTAAACCACGGGCGCATCATCGCCGAGGGTAGTCCGAGCGATATCAAAGCGCGCACGGCGGGGCGGCGGGTGCGCTGCGCGACGCGCGTCCCCTTGGAGACCATCCGGGCGTGGTCGCAGGTCAGCAGCGTTACGCGCGACGGGGCGCAGACCGACATCTTGGTGAGCCAGGCGGAGCCGGTGGTGTTGGAGCTGCTTACGCGCGACCCCGAACTCTCCGGCCTCGAGGTCTCCGGGGCGGGGCTCGAGGAGGCGTTCTTAGCCCTCACCAAGGAGACGAGCAAATGACGCTGATAACTTCGCAAACGACCTCGGCCCCTCCTTGGCGGCGGCTGGTCGCTTACGGTGTGGACTCAGGGGTGATCTTTCTCTATCTCATGCTTGCGGTGCCCGCGCTGGTCTACGGCGCGGCTTGGCCGTGGCCGGGTGAGCCGTGGCGGACGCAGCTTTTGAGCCTGCTTGCGATCACCCTGCCCGTGGTCTTGTACTTTGCCCTGAGCGAAGCGTCCGGGCGCGGCGCGACGCTCGGCAAGCGGGTTTTGGGGCTGCGCGTGGTGGACTTACAAGGGGAGCGTTTACCGTGGGGGAAAAGCCTCCTGCGTAGTGCCCTTAAATTCACGCCCTGGGAACTCGCCCACACCGCAAGCTACCGTATCGCCGCTTCTGAAACGGTGACGGCGTGGCAGCTCGGGATGGTAACGCTGTCGCTGCTCTTGGTTGCGCTCTACGTCGTCAGCTTGTTCTCGCGCTTACAGCGCACCCCCTACGACCGCGCCGCGGGGTCGCGTGTTCAGTTTTACAGAGAAGCCTATTCCAACCTGAGACGCGCATGAGTACCGAAACGATGCCTACCGTCGCCGCTACCCCCAAATCCAAGCGTAACGTGGTGCGGGTCTACTGGCTCGAGGCCAAAACCGAGTTTCTCAAGCTCTGGCGGCTGCCCGCCTACTCGGTCTCGGTGCTGGCCTTTCCGCTGATGTTCTACACCATCTTCGGCCTCACCTTTAATCAGGGCTCCGGGCCGGTAAACAGCGCCACCTACCTGCTCGCCACCTACGGCGCGTTCGGCATCATCGGCGCGGCACTGTTCGGGTTTGGCGTCGGGGTCGCCGTCGAGCGGGGGCAGGGGTGGATGCGCCTCAAACGCGTGTCGCCGATGCCGCCGCTGGCCTACTTCGTCGCCAAAATCGTCATGGCGCTGCTTTTCAGCGCGTTGGTGGCGCTGTCGCTCTTCGCGCTCGGCTTCCTCTTCGGCGATGTTTCCCTCCCCTTGGGCACGTGGCTGGCACTCTTCGGTACGCTGCTCGCGGGCGCTTTCCCCTTCTGCGCGATGGGGCTGGCGTTCGGCTACCTCTTAGGCCCCAACTCCGCGCCTACCGCCATCAACATCCTCTACCTGCCGCTCGCTTTCGCCTCGGGGCTGTGGATACCGATTTTTGCGCTACCCGAGTTTGTGCAGGCTATCGCGCCCTTCCTGCCGCCGTACCATTACGCGCAGCTCGCCTTGGGGCGGCTCGGCGCCAGTCAAGGCGGCAGTCCCTGGGTTCACGTGCTGGTGCTGCTAGGCTTTACGGCAGTGTTCTTGATGATCGCCGTCTGGGCCTACAAGCGCGACGAGGGCAGGACCTACGGCTGAGCGGCCTAGCCACATGACCTTCCTCCCGAAAGGAGCAACTATGAAAACCCTTCTCCTTCTAATCCTTACCTTCAGCGCGCACCAGTTCGCGACTGCTCAAGAGATCATCCTCGAGCCACAGAGCGCGCTCGGCGATACCCCGGTGACGATCACCCTGAGCGGTTTCGAAGCGGGCAGCGAAGTCACCCTGCGCGCCCGCATGGCGGACGAAACGGACCTCCTCTGGGCCTCCTACGCCACCTTCGAGGTCGCCGAGGACGGTACGGTTGAGCCGGCGAGTCAGGCCCCCCTCGAGGGAACCTACGTAGAGGCCGACCCGATGGGCCTCTTCTGGTCGATGCAGCCCGAGGGCGAGCCGGAGGCCGGGTTTTTCTTAAGCAGCCTCGAGCCCTGGGTCGTCACCTTAGGGGCCGAGGTCAGCGGCGAGACGGTCGCGACCGCCGCGGCCGAACGCTTAGCCGTCGCCCCCGAGGTGACCCGCACCGAGGTTCGCGACGAGGGGCTCGTCGGCACCCTCTTCACCCCTCCCGGCGACGGCCCGCACCCGACGGTCATCGTCCTGGGCGGTTCCGAGGGCGGCCTCGACGAGGGCTGGGCGGCGTTGCTGGCCTCGCGCGGCTACGCGGTGCTGGCGCTCGCCTACTTCGGGGTGGACGAGCTTCCCGAAGAGCTCATCGAGGTGCCGCTCGAGACCTTCTATACCGCTCTCAACTGGCTCGCGGCGCAAGACGCGGTGGACGAGGGGCGTATCGTGCTGGTGGGCGCTTCAAAGGGCGGCGAGGCGGCGCTGCTGGTCGCCTCGCGCCGCCCGGAGGTGCGCGCGGTGGTCGCCTACGTACCCTCGAACGTCGTCTGGCAGGGAATCTCCTTCACCGACTTCACGCCGCGCTCGTCGTGGTCGCTAGCGGGTGAAGGGCTCCCCTTCGTGCCCTACGCGGCGATGCCCGAGACCTTGCCGGACGACCCGGAGACGATGGTCCTCGAGCCCCTCTACCGGGAGAGCTTGGAGCGCTACGAGGGCGACGAGGCCGTCATTCCCGTTGAAGACATCGGCGGCCCGGTGCTGCTGATTTCCGGCGGCGACGACGCGCTCTGGCCAAGCACGCTGATGGCCGAGCGCGCGCTCGAGCGGCTTGAGGGGCACGACCGTCCGCTGGAGCACCTCGAGTACGAGGAAGCCGGGCATCTCATCCTGAACCCCTACGTGCCGACCTGGGGCACGGAGGCGATCCTGGGGCTGGCGATGGGCGGCACGGCCCAAGCGAACGCGGAGGCCGCCGCCGATTCGTGGCCCAGAGTGCTCGACTTTCTCGAGGAGAACCTGCTGGAGGAGAACCTGCGGTGAAACCCGCGTCCAAGCTGGGCAACTCCCAACCGGACACCCGCACCGTCTTGCATCACGCAGAGGCGCGGAGGGCGCCCTGAGTCCCGAAGCGGAAGGCGCGACGCCTGAAGGAGGGCGCGCCTTCCCTTATGCTCTTGGTATGAACATGACCAGGTTAGGCAAAGGGATCCGGCTGCTGCCGGAGGGCTCGAGCTGGGACAGCTTTTTCCCTCTCGTCTACCTCATTAACCTCGTCTTTCAGCCGCTCTTCGACCCGGGGAGAAGTGCCTTCGATTGGCTGCTGGTGGGCCTGCTCATCGCGGTTTTTCTGCCGCTCTACTTTCGGAGCTACTGGCTTGATGGCCGTGACCAGTTCCGGGCGGCTTTGGTCATGGCCACGCTCGGCTTCGTCGCGTCGTTTTTCAACACCGGCGCGGCGATTTTTTACGTCTACGCCGCGTACTTGGTAGGGTGGGCCGCTCCGCCGCGCCTGGCTAAGCGCGTTCTCTTCGGCTTGTGTGCCGTCGTCATTTTGCAGGCCCTCTACGTCGGCTTCGTCCTCTACGCCTCGCCCTACGCGCTGATTCCCTTCGGCTTCGGGCTCGTCTTTACGGTCGTCATCGGCGTTCAGGGCAGGGTCGAGGCGGAGCGGGAGCGTGCCAACGCCAAGCTGCGCGTGGCGCACGAGGAGGTCGAGCGGCTGGCGAAGATCGCCGAGCGTGAACGGATCGCCCGCGACCTGCACGACCTCTTGGGCCACAGCCTCTCGGTGATCATCTTGAAGTCCGAACTCGCCGCTAAGCTCGCCGGGCGCGACCCCCAAAAAGCGGCGGCGGAGATTGGGGATGTCGAGCGCATCTCCCGTGAGGCGCTCTTTGAGGTCCGGGCTGCCGTGAGGGGCTATCGCTCAGTGGGCCTCAAAGGTGAACTCGCCAACGCCAAGCTGGCTCTGGAGGCGGCGGGGGTGAGGCTCGAGTACGACGCCGAGAGGCTGGATTTGCGCCCTTCCCAAGAGAGCGTCCTCAGCCTGGTCCTGCGCGAAGCCGTGACCAATGTGCTGCGCCACGCCGGGGCAACGCGCTGCACCATCCGCCTCAAGGAGGACGGCGGTGACGTGCGGCTCGAGGTCCGTGACGACGGCCGCGGGATGTCCGGGCCGGAGGGCTCGGGCCTGGCGGGGATGCGCGAGCGCGTGAGCGCGCTAGGCGGAAAGCTCGAGCTCGACGGCTCACGGGGAACGCGCCTGCTCGTCCGCTTGCCGCCGGGGACCGGCGCGGCCTCCCATGTCCCGGCCCCCAAACTTCTCGAGGTCAAGGGATGATTCGCGTTCTCATCGCCGAGGATCAGGCGATGGTCTTAGGAGCCCTGGCGGCGCTTCTGGAGCTCGAGGGCGATATCGAGGTGGTGGCGCAGGCGTGTGACGGCGCGGAAGGCTTGGAGATGGTGCAGCAGCACCGCCCGGACGTGCTCTTAACCGACATCGAGATGCCCGGGCTGACCGGGCTCGAGCTCGCCCTCGAGGCGAAGCGGCAACAGCCCGAGCTCAAGGTCGTCATCCTGACCACCTTCGCCCGGGCCGGCTACTTGCGGCGGGCCCTGGAAGCGGGCGCCTCGGGCTATTTGCTCAAGGACGCGCCCGCGCGTGAACTCGCCGAGGCGATCCGCCGCGTCCACGCGGGCGGCCGCGCCGTAGACCCGGAGTTGG includes:
- a CDS encoding carotenoid biosynthesis protein → MTYLQFHLALILPPIVVLALLTWRDLRRGQALPGSLGGSSRAAWLALLAHLVLAFVYTTPWDNYLVASGVWGYGAGRVLGTVGYVPVEEYAFFLLQPVLTGLFLFFLARRVSPSERAPRPRLRLAGALFFLGLSAAGLLALGYEAGRYFGLIAAWACPLLALQWGFGGDLLVGRGRVLAPGLALPTLYLWLADWVAIRSGIWWISPEQTSGLHLAGLPIEEALFFLVTNLLVGFGLTLVLHPRAWPRALALGSALGAWWRFALVLWALSMVPAPLAPEAFPLIAHISTGLLAFGVLGYALERYGARAWALFAVAVSFGWAVEWLGSRTGFPFGSYLYSEAHPNLAGVPVIVPLGWWAFALVALAVAPSRHKLLWAPLALVAWDLGLDPLMVQQGFWTWTPPGPYYGVPFSNFLGWYAAGLVLLVLLARLEPRLVGERGLELRLVFVVQAFLMSVGLLVFGLPLAALVTLLAMGALSLRAWPEAGRPGVQARRGAQRESQRESQRESQRESQGGGR
- a CDS encoding 1-acyl-sn-glycerol-3-phosphate acyltransferase; translation: MRGVGKGSRRRGGQAVGALIAASLPLLVRRSLGRGLSGVWSKGAPLPQGAFVLAANHHAWWDGYLAWLLLSCEGRRVALVMDDVQLGRFSFFRHRGAIGRSEPREALRRLTQGDVLVIYPEGALRPPGPPGPLHEGAAFFARQAALPLVPMGARVVVRGAEKPEAYLNVGAALAPGDSRAALTAALAAALGSLLEEIDGLVARHDPETPLPGFASLLTGTRSSHQRSAWLERLWRS
- a CDS encoding glycosyltransferase translates to MAILNMALLNMALLDLLFLVAALYLGLQFAVLVSNLAFFPVLRPGRVARLPRVSVLVPARDEAHNLPETLPRLLAQGALEVLVLDDGSSDRTPSVLEEHAARYPALRVLKGQPLPRGWSGKNWACQQLAEAARGDLLVFTDADVRWGAGTLPALLAFRQRARADYLSVWPRQLTHSLMERLTVPLIDMVLLGGLPYLGVRYAPVASLSAGNGQLMLWTRAAYWGVGGHRAVRASVLEDVKMGQLAKATGCRVALAVGGRMIGTRMYRGHDEVVAGFSKSLLAVHLGSPWALGLSLLLNTLAYSLPYLFALWSPQWLLLAALGLVQRALTCLKTRRNPLEAFLQPLMAYPLWLIGVRALWRRGGYEWKGRSYELP
- the crtI gene encoding phytoene desaturase family protein; this encodes MSFRKGAKPPRSALVLGGGFAGLSAAVHLALGGAQVTLLEKAPELGGKAGVYARDGYRFDTGPSVLTLPRVLSSVFEAAGESLPVALTPLAPLCRYHFASGRVWEVHQNVARTTAQLSRDEAKAYTGLLDLSRRLFEAAAPTFVYGPSPGPAALLRYGLRYGLRAYPGLGLERLLARYRVSPELEPFFLRFATYLGADPFRAPAVTHNVMWAEVGLGAYYPHGGIGRLVQELGTLAARLGVEVVTGAEALSLEVRDGRVIGALTASGTFGADAVVAALDLVHTHKLLGLRSSLEAREPSLSGFVLLLGLEGRSRDLRHHNIFFPRDYESEFRAIRAGRPADDPTLYLSVSAKSDPDQAPEGHENLFVMVNAPALPEGGFDWEHEASFYAELLIERLERRGLKVTPRIRLRHWLTPADFAKTGWRGSLYGHAPHGLRLALKPGQKLRGLDNLVLAGGTVHPGGGIPLAILSGKRAAEALLGRRGQ
- a CDS encoding ABC transporter ATP-binding protein, which produces MVQTYTFPTAQTAQASAPPAAELRAVSKRYGEVTALDNVSLALRPGEVVALLGPNGAGKTTAVGLMLGLLRPSAGAARLFGADPQAAESRMRVGTMLQLSGVPETLTVREHVALFASYYPQPLPLGDVLERTGLMGLERRLYGKLSGGQKGRLHLALALVGDPDLLFLDEPTTGLDVGSRRSLWEGMRGFIAGGKTVLLTTHYLEEADALADRVVLLNHGRIIAEGSPSDIKARTAGRRVRCATRVPLETIRAWSQVSSVTRDGAQTDILVSQAEPVVLELLTRDPELSGLEVSGAGLEEAFLALTKETSK
- a CDS encoding RDD family protein produces the protein MIFLYLMLAVPALVYGAAWPWPGEPWRTQLLSLLAITLPVVLYFALSEASGRGATLGKRVLGLRVVDLQGERLPWGKSLLRSALKFTPWELAHTASYRIAASETVTAWQLGMVTLSLLLVALYVVSLFSRLQRTPYDRAAGSRVQFYREAYSNLRRA
- a CDS encoding ABC transporter permease translates to MSTETMPTVAATPKSKRNVVRVYWLEAKTEFLKLWRLPAYSVSVLAFPLMFYTIFGLTFNQGSGPVNSATYLLATYGAFGIIGAALFGFGVGVAVERGQGWMRLKRVSPMPPLAYFVAKIVMALLFSALVALSLFALGFLFGDVSLPLGTWLALFGTLLAGAFPFCAMGLAFGYLLGPNSAPTAINILYLPLAFASGLWIPIFALPEFVQAIAPFLPPYHYAQLALGRLGASQGGSPWVHVLVLLGFTAVFLMIAVWAYKRDEGRTYG
- a CDS encoding acyl-CoA thioesterase/BAAT N-terminal domain-containing protein, whose product is MKTLLLLILTFSAHQFATAQEIILEPQSALGDTPVTITLSGFEAGSEVTLRARMADETDLLWASYATFEVAEDGTVEPASQAPLEGTYVEADPMGLFWSMQPEGEPEAGFFLSSLEPWVVTLGAEVSGETVATAAAERLAVAPEVTRTEVRDEGLVGTLFTPPGDGPHPTVIVLGGSEGGLDEGWAALLASRGYAVLALAYFGVDELPEELIEVPLETFYTALNWLAAQDAVDEGRIVLVGASKGGEAALLVASRRPEVRAVVAYVPSNVVWQGISFTDFTPRSSWSLAGEGLPFVPYAAMPETLPDDPETMVLEPLYRESLERYEGDEAVIPVEDIGGPVLLISGGDDALWPSTLMAERALERLEGHDRPLEHLEYEEAGHLILNPYVPTWGTEAILGLAMGGTAQANAEAAADSWPRVLDFLEENLLEENLR
- a CDS encoding sensor histidine kinase, which translates into the protein MNMTRLGKGIRLLPEGSSWDSFFPLVYLINLVFQPLFDPGRSAFDWLLVGLLIAVFLPLYFRSYWLDGRDQFRAALVMATLGFVASFFNTGAAIFYVYAAYLVGWAAPPRLAKRVLFGLCAVVILQALYVGFVLYASPYALIPFGFGLVFTVVIGVQGRVEAERERANAKLRVAHEEVERLAKIAERERIARDLHDLLGHSLSVIILKSELAAKLAGRDPQKAAAEIGDVERISREALFEVRAAVRGYRSVGLKGELANAKLALEAAGVRLEYDAERLDLRPSQESVLSLVLREAVTNVLRHAGATRCTIRLKEDGGDVRLEVRDDGRGMSGPEGSGLAGMRERVSALGGKLELDGSRGTRLLVRLPPGTGAASHVPAPKLLEVKG
- a CDS encoding response regulator transcription factor, translated to MIRVLIAEDQAMVLGALAALLELEGDIEVVAQACDGAEGLEMVQQHRPDVLLTDIEMPGLTGLELALEAKRQQPELKVVILTTFARAGYLRRALEAGASGYLLKDAPARELAEAIRRVHAGGRAVDPELAAEAWSEADPLTDRERRCLRLAGQGYSSADIARELGLSDGTVRNYLSEAISKLGAKGRVEAARLARAKGWL